A genomic segment from Clarias gariepinus isolate MV-2021 ecotype Netherlands chromosome 11, CGAR_prim_01v2, whole genome shotgun sequence encodes:
- the tmem120ab gene encoding transmembrane protein 120A-like, with translation MSSKLKETLKEWNSLETDFQQLQETHRLYLQKLEEVSKLQNSFAASITHQRKRLKDISQSLKTYSKGLTEEETNCVEEINRHLREWPAVFLQMEAFLPKKNGIYLSLVLGNVNVNLLSKQLKSAYKDEYEKFKLYVTVILFLLGFICQFLATYRFVDALVNFVLVWYYCTLTIRESILISNGSRIKGWWVFHHYISTFLSGVMLTWPDGELYQMFRNQFLAYCMYQSFLQFLQYYYQSGCLYRLKALGERHNMDLTVEGFQSWMWRGLTFLLPFLFFGHFWQLFNSISLFRMARLPECKEWQVSMCGICFMVLFTGNFFTTLAVVRHKLKNQSYGKSKVP, from the exons ATGTCTTCCAAATTAAAAGAAACCCTTAAAGAATGGAATAGTCTGGAAACGGATTTCCAACAACTCCAG GAGACCCATCGTCTTTATCTGCAGAAGCTGGAGGAAGTCTCCAAGCTCCAGAACAGCTTCGCTGCCTCTATAACTCACCAGAGGAAGCGCTTAAAGGACATATCTCAGTCTCTGAAGAC ATACAGTAAAGGATTAACAGAAGAGGAAACCAACTGTGTGGAAGAAATTAACAGACACCTTCGGGAATGGCCTGCTGTTTTCCTTCAGATGGAGGCCTTCCTTCCTAAGAAAAATGG GATATATCTCAGTCTTGTGCTTGGGAATGTGAACGTCAATCTTCTAAGCAAGCAGTTGAA GAGTGCCTACAAAGATGAATATGAGAAATTTAAGCTATATGTGACTGTAATCCTGTTCCTGCTAGGATTCATCTGTCAGTTTTTAGCCACCTACAG ATTTGTGGATGCACTAGTGAACTTTGTCTTGGTTTGGTACTACTGCACTTTAACTATTCGTGAGAGCATCCTCATCAGCAACGGATCCAG GATTAAGGGCTGGTGGGTGTTCCATCACTACATCTCAACCTTTCTCTCTGGGGTCATGCTGACTTG GCCTGATGGTGAGCTGTACCAGATGTTCAGGAACCAGTTTCTCGCCTACTGCATGTATCAAA GCTTTCTGCAATTCCTTCAGTACTACTATCAAAGTGGATGCCTTTATAGACTGAAGGCTTTAGGGGAAAGACACAACATGGATTTGACAGTGG AAGGATTTCAGTCATGGATGTGGCGAGGACTGACCTTTCTGCTACCCTTTCTGTTCTTTGGTCAT TTCTGGCAGCTTTTCAATAGCATCTCTCTGTTCAGAATGGCTCGACTTCCTGAGTGTAAGGAGTGGCAG GTTTCTATGTGTGGGATTTGCTTCATGGTTTTATTTACAGGCAACTTCTTCACTACACTTGCAGTAGTACGTCACAAGCTGAAAAACCAGAGCTATGGAAAAAGCAAAGTTCCATAA